The following proteins come from a genomic window of Microbacterium sulfonylureivorans:
- the lexA gene encoding transcriptional repressor LexA, whose amino-acid sequence MSDATGRDRPQTRRRKSLSDKQLAILEVIQRSIARHGYPPSMREIGDAVGLKSLSSVTHQLNQLELSGYLRRDAGKTRAMEVLIDLPGTATENPADTAPSVGDAALVPLVGRIAAGVPITAEQQVEEIFPLPRQLVGKGDLFMLKVSGESMIDAAICDGDWVVVRSQATADNGEIVAAMLDGEATVKTFRQRDGHTWLLPRNSAFEPILGDEAVVLGKVVAVLRAV is encoded by the coding sequence ATGAGCGACGCCACCGGGCGCGACAGGCCGCAGACGCGGCGGCGCAAGAGCCTGAGCGACAAGCAGCTGGCGATCCTCGAGGTCATCCAGCGGTCGATCGCCCGCCATGGCTATCCGCCGAGCATGCGTGAGATCGGCGACGCCGTCGGGCTCAAGTCCCTGTCGAGCGTGACGCACCAGCTCAACCAGCTGGAGCTGAGCGGCTACCTCCGGCGTGACGCCGGCAAGACCCGCGCGATGGAGGTCCTCATCGACCTGCCGGGCACCGCGACCGAGAACCCCGCCGACACGGCGCCCTCCGTCGGCGACGCGGCTCTGGTCCCACTCGTCGGGCGCATCGCCGCCGGCGTTCCGATCACCGCCGAGCAGCAGGTCGAAGAGATCTTCCCGCTCCCCCGTCAGCTCGTCGGCAAGGGCGACCTGTTCATGCTGAAGGTGTCGGGCGAGTCCATGATCGACGCCGCGATCTGCGACGGCGACTGGGTCGTCGTCCGCTCGCAGGCGACCGCCGACAACGGCGAGATCGTGGCCGCGATGCTGGACGGCGAGGCGACGGTGAAGACATTCCGCCAGCGCGACGGCCACACCTGGCTCCTCCCCCGCAACTCCGCGTTCGAGCCGATCCTCGGCGACGAGGCCGTCGTGCTCGGCAAGGTCGTCGCCGTCCTCCGCGCCGTCTGA
- a CDS encoding histidinol-phosphate transaminase, whose protein sequence is MGEVSPRLEDLPLRDDLRGMTPYGAPQAPLPVALNVNENTHPVPQVVADDIMDSIALALRDVNRYPDREFTALREGFAEYLGHGLTRDQIWAANGSNEVLQHVLQAFAGPGRTAFGFGPTYSMYPLLTRATGAGWVAGSRAADYTVDAADAASQIADASPDVVFLCAPNNPTGTPLGLDVIEAAYDATDGIVVVDEAYFEFAPRDERSALTLLPGRERLVVSRTMSKAFAFAGARVGYLAADPALVDALRLVRLPYHLSALTQAAASAALRHAPTMLRMVDEIVAQRDRISATVEALGFTPHESWTNFVLFGGVDDPAATWRGLYDRGVLIRDVGIPHHLRVTAGTEEETTAFLDALASIESAS, encoded by the coding sequence ATGGGAGAGGTGAGTCCACGCCTCGAAGACCTCCCCCTGCGCGACGACCTCCGCGGAATGACGCCGTACGGCGCTCCGCAGGCTCCGCTCCCCGTCGCGCTCAACGTCAACGAGAACACGCATCCGGTGCCGCAAGTCGTCGCCGACGACATCATGGACTCGATCGCGCTCGCGCTCCGCGACGTCAACCGGTATCCCGACCGCGAGTTCACGGCCCTTCGCGAGGGCTTCGCCGAGTACCTCGGTCACGGGCTGACGCGCGACCAGATCTGGGCCGCGAACGGCTCGAACGAAGTGCTCCAGCACGTCCTGCAGGCGTTCGCCGGGCCGGGGCGCACCGCGTTCGGCTTCGGGCCGACCTATTCGATGTACCCGCTGCTCACCCGGGCGACCGGGGCCGGGTGGGTGGCCGGCTCGCGCGCGGCCGACTACACCGTCGATGCGGCGGACGCGGCATCCCAGATCGCGGATGCCTCACCCGACGTCGTCTTCCTGTGCGCGCCCAACAACCCGACGGGCACGCCGCTCGGCCTCGACGTGATCGAGGCCGCCTATGACGCGACCGACGGGATCGTCGTCGTCGACGAGGCGTACTTCGAGTTCGCTCCGCGCGACGAGCGCTCCGCCCTCACGCTGCTCCCCGGGCGCGAGCGCCTCGTGGTGTCGCGGACGATGAGCAAGGCGTTCGCGTTCGCGGGCGCGCGCGTCGGCTATCTCGCGGCCGACCCCGCCCTCGTCGACGCCCTCCGGCTGGTACGACTGCCGTACCACCTGAGTGCCCTGACGCAGGCCGCGGCATCCGCTGCCCTTCGTCACGCTCCGACGATGCTGCGCATGGTCGACGAGATCGTCGCGCAGCGCGACCGCATCTCGGCGACGGTCGAGGCGCTCGGCTTCACGCCCCACGAGTCGTGGACCAACTTCGTGCTCTTCGGCGGCGTCGACGATCCGGCGGCCACCTGGCGCGGGCTCTACGACCGCGGTGTGCTGATCCGCGATGTCGGGATCCCGCATCACCTCCGCGTGACCGCGGGCACCGAGGAGGAGACCACCGCGTTCCTCGACGCCCTCGCGTCGATAGAATCGGCCTCATGA
- a CDS encoding LysM peptidoglycan-binding domain-containing protein translates to MTAIGITTPALTGASFRSAARPATRLRLTVRGRRVLAVLAALPAALAVCFAMISGGSALASRDAGAPIESFTTITVSSGDTLWSIAEAVAPAADPRDVVDALVRLNALDSVSLQAGQSLAIPAEYHTAP, encoded by the coding sequence ATGACCGCGATCGGCATCACGACACCCGCACTGACGGGCGCATCCTTCCGGAGCGCCGCGCGTCCGGCGACGCGACTGCGGCTGACGGTGCGCGGTCGCCGCGTGCTGGCGGTCCTCGCCGCGCTGCCCGCCGCGCTGGCCGTCTGCTTCGCGATGATCTCGGGCGGCTCCGCACTCGCGTCGCGCGACGCCGGAGCCCCGATCGAGTCCTTCACGACGATCACGGTCTCGTCGGGCGACACGCTGTGGTCGATCGCGGAGGCGGTCGCGCCCGCAGCCGATCCCCGCGACGTGGTCGATGCGCTCGTGCGTCTCAACGCACTCGACAGCGTCTCCCTGCAGGCCGGACAGAGCCTGGCGATCCCGGCGGAGTACCACACCGCTCCCTGA